In Opitutia bacterium, one genomic interval encodes:
- a CDS encoding DUF192 domain-containing protein, with translation MFSRFTLLVLSCAFTLGALTACDGKSEEKGPPKTVDDYFPIKIGDQVVKMQIAALPAEQQRGLMFRKAMGRDDGMLFVFTGPQPMAFWMRNTTLPLDIGYIDSSGVLREIYPLYPLDERSVSSRGRDMQFALEMNQGWFKDRGVKPGVKLDLKAVRDALKARGLDPSAAGLR, from the coding sequence ATGTTTTCCCGCTTCACGCTCCTCGTCCTTTCCTGTGCGTTCACGCTCGGCGCCCTCACGGCGTGCGACGGCAAGTCCGAGGAAAAGGGGCCGCCCAAGACCGTGGACGATTATTTTCCGATCAAGATCGGCGACCAAGTCGTGAAGATGCAGATCGCGGCTTTGCCCGCCGAGCAGCAGCGCGGCCTGATGTTCCGCAAGGCGATGGGGCGCGACGACGGCATGCTGTTCGTCTTTACCGGTCCGCAGCCGATGGCGTTTTGGATGCGCAACACCACGCTGCCGCTCGACATCGGCTACATCGACTCGTCCGGGGTGCTGCGGGAAATTTACCCGCTTTATCCGCTGGACGAGCGCTCGGTCTCATCGCGCGGACGCGACATGCAGTTCGCGCTCGAGATGAATCAAGGGTGGTTCAAGGACCGCGGCGTGAAGCCCGGCGTGAAGCTCGACCTCAAGGCCGTGCGCGACGCGCTCAAGGCGCGCGGGCTTGATCCGTCGGCGGCAGGGCTGCGCTAG
- a CDS encoding histidine kinase — protein sequence MRAAPRLSTPSAPPLPWRTVWGIWTVVGVLLVIQTYVTVVGNPPATLRGHLYISFAQVLRAWLWAALTPGVFWLRRYLAAQHPNAAVRFALHLLAALTIFTFGNLLRLWAMYFLFGYFRPEDKSPSFVLAQLDARSLIDLYLYALLVAVGYISDLMAQRRDDERREEGLRAQLAQAELAALRQQIQPHFLFNAHNAVAALIREHENDKAIDAITQLSALLRQLMEHAGKPEIELWRELDYAQAYLAIEKLRLEERLITHFLIDDDCLDARVPTLILQPIVENAVRHGIAQRRNPGTLTVTARRQGGMLAIEVVNDASEFAESTARGRGVGLGSTRARLERIFGRSLRFECTFNQGGISRVRIEFPFRTAVAATPSSPA from the coding sequence ATGCGCGCTGCTCCGCGCCTTTCCACGCCCTCCGCGCCGCCGCTGCCGTGGCGCACGGTGTGGGGCATTTGGACCGTCGTCGGCGTGCTGCTGGTCATCCAGACCTACGTGACGGTGGTCGGCAATCCGCCCGCCACGCTGCGCGGACACCTCTACATCAGCTTCGCGCAGGTGCTGCGCGCGTGGCTCTGGGCGGCGCTGACGCCCGGGGTGTTCTGGCTGCGGCGCTACCTTGCCGCGCAACATCCGAATGCCGCCGTGCGCTTCGCCCTGCACCTGCTGGCGGCGCTGACGATCTTCACTTTCGGGAACCTGCTCCGGCTCTGGGCGATGTATTTCCTCTTCGGCTATTTCCGTCCGGAGGACAAATCGCCGTCGTTCGTCCTCGCCCAGCTCGATGCCCGCAGCCTGATCGACCTCTACCTTTACGCGCTGCTCGTGGCGGTGGGCTACATCAGCGACCTGATGGCGCAACGGCGCGACGACGAGCGGCGCGAGGAGGGACTGCGCGCCCAACTCGCGCAGGCGGAGCTCGCCGCGCTGCGCCAGCAGATCCAGCCGCATTTTCTCTTCAACGCCCACAACGCCGTCGCGGCGCTCATCCGCGAGCACGAGAACGACAAGGCCATCGATGCCATCACGCAGCTCTCAGCGCTGCTGCGGCAACTCATGGAGCACGCGGGCAAGCCCGAGATCGAGCTCTGGCGCGAACTCGACTACGCGCAGGCTTACCTCGCCATCGAAAAACTCCGGCTCGAGGAGCGGCTCATCACGCACTTCCTGATCGACGACGACTGCCTCGACGCCCGTGTGCCGACGCTCATCCTCCAGCCGATCGTCGAGAACGCCGTGCGGCACGGCATCGCCCAACGACGCAATCCCGGCACGCTCACGGTGACGGCGCGACGGCAGGGCGGCATGCTGGCGATCGAGGTGGTGAACGACGCCTCGGAGTTCGCCGAGTCCACCGCGCGCGGTCGCGGCGTCGGGCTCGGCTCCACCCGCGCGCGTCTCGAGCGGATCTTCGGACGCAGCCTCCGTTTCGAGTGCACGTTCAACCAAGGCGGCATCTCGCGCGTCCGGATCGAGTTTCCCTTCCGGACGGCGGTTGCCGCGACTCCTTCCTCCCCTGCATGA
- a CDS encoding response regulator transcription factor yields MTKIRTLIADDEKPARRILRQLVLADEELELVGEAMDGHQTLEQIRAHQPRLLLLDVQMPGKTGLDVLSALPPAERPEVVFVTAHDHHALSAFDYHAVDYLVKPFTDARFHRAMERVKGRIHHGNFSAAENALRALSEQIQRATTSSVATTEPAAPSYENARLAVKADGELHFVKQRDLRWVESQGDYLNLHLVDRRLLIRMPMKRIEQLLHPAQFVRIHKSTIINTAFLDRIVATSSCTQAARLDDGTTLLIGPAFRRNLDRVKNLAPT; encoded by the coding sequence ATGACGAAGATCCGCACCCTTATCGCCGACGACGAGAAGCCGGCGCGTCGCATCCTCCGCCAACTCGTGCTCGCCGACGAGGAACTCGAGCTGGTCGGCGAGGCCATGGACGGCCACCAGACGCTCGAGCAGATCCGCGCGCACCAGCCGCGGCTGCTGCTGCTCGACGTGCAGATGCCCGGCAAAACCGGGCTCGACGTCCTGTCCGCGTTGCCGCCGGCGGAGCGCCCCGAAGTCGTCTTTGTCACTGCGCACGATCACCACGCGTTGAGCGCGTTCGACTACCACGCGGTCGACTACCTCGTGAAGCCGTTCACCGATGCGCGGTTTCATCGGGCGATGGAGCGCGTGAAGGGCCGCATTCACCACGGCAATTTTTCCGCCGCCGAGAACGCGCTACGCGCGCTCTCCGAGCAGATCCAGCGCGCCACGACCTCCAGCGTGGCCACGACCGAGCCCGCGGCGCCGAGTTACGAGAACGCGCGGCTCGCGGTCAAAGCCGACGGGGAGCTGCATTTCGTGAAGCAGCGCGATCTGCGTTGGGTCGAGAGCCAGGGCGACTATCTGAACCTGCACCTCGTCGATCGCCGGTTGCTCATTCGGATGCCGATGAAGCGCATCGAGCAGCTGCTGCATCCCGCGCAGTTCGTGCGCATCCACAAGTCGACCATCATCAACACGGCCTTTCTCGATCGGATTGTGGCGACGTCGTCGTGCACGCAGGCGGCGCGGCTCGACGACGGCACGACGCTGCTGATCGGCCCTGCGTTCCGCCGCAATCTGGATCGGGTGAAGAACCTGGCTCCAACCTGA
- a CDS encoding isoprenylcysteine carboxylmethyltransferase family protein codes for MNVENKSEHERSLALRAGLAFLAQPTMVAGVVPGLIVARAGAVPQGRVLGSVVITLGAGLLLWCVRDFYASGRGTLAPWDPPKRLVIVGLYRWSRNPMYLAVLIILAGWCLLVPSSALVAYAGAVAISFQCRVIWGEEPWLARTFGGDWAAYARATPRWFLR; via the coding sequence GTGAACGTCGAGAACAAATCGGAGCATGAGCGCTCGCTCGCACTACGCGCCGGGCTGGCTTTCCTGGCACAGCCGACGATGGTGGCCGGTGTGGTTCCCGGGTTGATTGTCGCGCGAGCGGGCGCGGTTCCTCAAGGCCGAGTGCTTGGCTCCGTCGTGATCACGCTGGGGGCCGGCTTGTTGCTGTGGTGCGTGCGGGATTTCTACGCGAGCGGGCGAGGCACACTCGCGCCTTGGGATCCGCCCAAACGACTGGTGATCGTCGGACTCTACCGGTGGTCGCGTAATCCGATGTATCTGGCCGTGCTGATAATTCTCGCTGGTTGGTGCCTGCTCGTGCCGAGCTCGGCGTTGGTCGCCTACGCCGGAGCGGTGGCGATCTCATTCCAGTGTCGTGTCATCTGGGGTGAAGAGCCGTGGCTGGCGCGCACTTTCGGCGGGGACTGGGCCGCCTACGCTCGCGCGACGCCGCGTTGGTTTCTGCGCTGA
- a CDS encoding TonB-dependent receptor, whose amino-acid sequence MIPPRTCTPQAALRRLYCLGFAALLSAPGLALAQTAPASAESAKDDTVKLDKFVVTGSLIPIAADTPAVPVTVMTAADIASTGVTSDLTDVLKKANPFFFGRGNLGQENGNTRANGTNGASSVALRNRATLVLVNGRRAAVSPVAATGGGSFVDVSLIPIAAVERIEVLTDGASATYGSDAVSGVVNIILKTNFTGVEVGGSFSWSPEASNRATRQAFATYGVGNDKTQVTVSAEWRSSDPLFQFERDWGRNQFRTASYAGVISADGGSTFYYLKPGLNAPPQNLDLSLADLVAQGIYTGPYDGDQITRFFDLSEKATMALRSTRRSAAFAAEHKFTDTLSGFTDILATNSYTWSSLNAQPVSSNVAGTNPFNPTGVTVSVRNRFVDYPRLRSGDTLGLRGVFGLKGRFGGTWSWEAAVGLNRSTQHLTQFNLIDTTAYNAAVANGTYNPFARVQAPGVIEGFEGNGYQDFVSQLITWDIRAFGEVFTLPAGAVQLGLSADTRAERTSMVNDRNDRLGLWLQATPTNPFAAKQTVDAFSGELRVPIFGGGFTAPGFKTLEVALAGRKELYSSTTDPFVPKYSLRWMPFNDEFVLRTTYGESFIAPTLFSLFGPSNSGFTSSLSLNRYDASGNAIGTTGPRQYRSRGGSNPNLVPSQSRNWTAGFVWSPRKVKGFTLTVDWFNIDERDLIGTVQTATILQSVEQFGTASPYVNQVRVGTSVAGENHFEDGAKITAPGQITSGASDAVWLTNPALNIAGVWQDGADVRLDYVHDTKNAGRFNLTVAGTYIHSFVTQNLPTTPPFDFAGTFSGTSTFPRWRTFTSLDWTFKSWTIGADQTLIPSVDDVGGTSVAKVDSYQSYDLRASYAFKAWSNRWLQGLRLTVGVNNLFNVDPPFIASEQDQNRDINTYDMFGRTFFVSASYKF is encoded by the coding sequence ATGATACCTCCCCGCACCTGCACCCCGCAGGCGGCGCTCCGCCGGCTTTACTGCCTCGGCTTTGCCGCCCTGCTTTCCGCACCGGGCCTCGCGCTCGCGCAAACAGCCCCCGCCTCCGCCGAATCCGCGAAGGACGATACCGTCAAACTCGACAAGTTCGTCGTCACCGGCTCGCTCATCCCTATCGCCGCCGACACGCCCGCCGTGCCCGTGACGGTCATGACCGCCGCCGACATCGCCAGCACCGGCGTCACCAGCGATCTCACCGACGTGTTGAAGAAGGCCAACCCGTTCTTCTTCGGCCGCGGCAACCTCGGCCAGGAAAACGGCAACACCCGCGCCAACGGCACCAACGGCGCTTCATCCGTCGCGCTGCGCAATCGCGCGACGCTCGTCCTCGTCAACGGCCGCCGCGCCGCCGTCTCTCCCGTTGCCGCGACTGGCGGCGGCTCGTTCGTCGACGTCTCGCTCATTCCCATCGCCGCGGTCGAACGCATCGAAGTCCTCACCGACGGCGCGTCCGCGACCTACGGCTCCGACGCCGTCTCCGGCGTGGTGAACATCATCCTGAAGACGAACTTCACCGGCGTCGAAGTCGGCGGCAGCTTCAGCTGGTCGCCCGAAGCCAGCAATCGCGCCACGCGCCAAGCCTTCGCCACCTACGGCGTCGGCAACGACAAGACACAGGTGACGGTCTCCGCTGAGTGGCGCAGCTCCGACCCGCTGTTCCAATTCGAGCGCGATTGGGGCCGGAATCAGTTCCGCACCGCGAGCTACGCCGGAGTCATCTCCGCCGACGGCGGCAGCACGTTCTACTACCTCAAGCCCGGCCTCAACGCGCCCCCGCAAAACCTCGACCTCTCGCTCGCCGACCTCGTTGCCCAAGGCATCTACACCGGTCCCTACGACGGCGATCAGATCACGCGCTTCTTCGATCTCTCCGAGAAAGCCACGATGGCCCTCCGCAGCACCCGCCGCAGCGCCGCGTTCGCCGCCGAGCACAAGTTCACGGATACTCTCTCCGGCTTCACCGACATCCTCGCGACCAACAGCTACACGTGGAGTTCGCTCAACGCGCAGCCCGTCTCCAGCAACGTCGCCGGCACGAACCCGTTCAATCCCACCGGCGTCACCGTCAGCGTGCGCAACCGCTTCGTCGACTACCCGCGCCTGCGCTCGGGCGACACGCTCGGCCTCCGCGGCGTGTTCGGCCTCAAGGGCCGCTTCGGCGGCACGTGGTCATGGGAGGCGGCCGTCGGCCTCAACCGCAGCACGCAACACCTGACCCAGTTCAACCTCATCGACACCACGGCCTACAACGCCGCCGTCGCCAACGGCACCTACAACCCGTTCGCCCGCGTGCAGGCTCCCGGCGTCATCGAAGGCTTCGAGGGCAACGGCTATCAGGACTTCGTCAGCCAACTCATCACGTGGGACATTCGCGCCTTCGGCGAAGTCTTCACGCTGCCCGCCGGCGCCGTGCAACTCGGCCTCAGCGCCGACACGCGCGCCGAGCGCACCTCGATGGTGAACGACCGCAACGACCGCCTCGGCCTCTGGCTGCAGGCGACGCCGACGAACCCGTTCGCCGCGAAGCAGACGGTCGATGCGTTCTCCGGCGAGTTGCGCGTGCCGATCTTCGGCGGCGGCTTCACCGCGCCGGGCTTCAAGACGCTCGAAGTCGCGCTCGCCGGCCGCAAGGAACTCTACAGCTCCACCACCGATCCGTTCGTGCCGAAATACTCGCTGCGCTGGATGCCGTTCAACGACGAGTTCGTGCTCCGCACCACCTACGGCGAGTCGTTCATCGCGCCGACGCTCTTCTCGCTCTTCGGCCCGTCGAATTCCGGCTTCACCTCCTCGCTCAGCCTCAATCGCTACGACGCCAGCGGCAACGCCATCGGCACCACCGGTCCGCGCCAGTATCGCTCGCGCGGCGGCTCGAATCCCAACCTCGTCCCTTCGCAATCGCGCAACTGGACCGCCGGCTTCGTCTGGTCTCCCCGCAAGGTGAAGGGCTTCACGCTCACCGTCGACTGGTTCAACATCGACGAGCGCGACCTCATCGGCACCGTGCAGACCGCGACGATCCTGCAATCCGTCGAGCAATTCGGCACCGCCTCGCCCTACGTGAACCAAGTTCGCGTCGGCACTTCCGTCGCGGGCGAAAACCACTTCGAGGACGGCGCCAAGATCACCGCTCCCGGCCAGATCACCTCCGGCGCGAGCGACGCCGTCTGGCTCACCAATCCCGCACTCAACATCGCCGGCGTCTGGCAGGACGGCGCGGATGTCCGCCTCGATTACGTGCACGACACGAAGAACGCGGGGCGCTTCAACCTCACGGTCGCCGGCACCTACATCCACTCGTTCGTCACGCAGAACCTGCCCACGACGCCGCCGTTCGACTTCGCCGGCACGTTCTCCGGCACGAGCACGTTCCCGCGCTGGCGCACGTTCACGTCACTCGACTGGACGTTCAAGAGCTGGACCATCGGCGCCGACCAGACGCTCATCCCGAGCGTCGACGACGTCGGCGGCACGTCCGTGGCGAAGGTCGACTCCTACCAATCCTACGACCTGCGCGCTTCCTACGCCTTCAAGGCATGGAGCAACCGCTGGCTGCAAGGCCTCCGCCTCACCGTCGGCGTGAACAACCTCTTCAACGTCGATCCGCCGTTCATCGCCTCCGAGCAGGACCAGAATCGCGATATCAACACCTACGACATGTTTGGCCGGACGTTCTTCGTCTCGGCGAGCTACAAGTTCTGA
- a CDS encoding NUDIX domain-containing protein produces MAENGFSAGRRSGAPCDARVDRATRRVHGAGVGQDLSELFDVVDERDCVIGRAPRGEVHARGLRHRAVHVFVTNRSGQVFLHQRSLTKDTFPGLWNSSCAGHVGAGDDYDETVLRELEEELGCVPAVSPRRLFKIEARPETGEEFVWVYRVEAEGPFALNPAEIQRGDWCSIADVDAWLAARPEEFARSFLFLWPQVRPSLTAGGSP; encoded by the coding sequence ATGGCCGAAAACGGATTTTCGGCAGGGCGGCGGAGTGGGGCGCCGTGCGATGCGCGCGTTGACCGGGCGACGCGACGCGTTCACGGTGCGGGCGTGGGACAGGACCTGAGCGAACTCTTCGATGTCGTGGACGAGCGCGATTGCGTGATCGGGCGCGCGCCGCGCGGCGAGGTGCATGCGCGCGGGCTGCGGCATCGGGCGGTGCACGTGTTCGTCACGAATCGCTCCGGTCAGGTCTTTCTGCACCAGCGCTCGCTGACGAAGGACACTTTCCCCGGACTTTGGAACTCGTCGTGTGCCGGGCACGTCGGCGCGGGCGACGACTACGATGAGACGGTGCTGCGGGAGCTGGAGGAGGAACTGGGGTGCGTGCCCGCCGTTTCGCCGCGGCGACTGTTCAAGATCGAGGCGCGCCCCGAGACCGGCGAGGAGTTCGTCTGGGTCTACCGTGTCGAGGCCGAGGGGCCGTTCGCGCTGAATCCGGCGGAAATCCAGCGCGGTGACTGGTGCAGCATTGCGGACGTGGACGCGTGGCTGGCGGCGCGTCCGGAGGAGTTCGCCCGATCTTTCCTGTTCCTCTGGCCGCAAGTGCGGCCGTCGCTCACTGCGGGCGGCAGCCCTTGA